Proteins co-encoded in one Prevotella sp. E13-27 genomic window:
- a CDS encoding helix-turn-helix transcriptional regulator, with protein sequence MRHDKLERELNLLLLLTENHNYTVPEICDRVQISRRNFYYYLDFFRLAGFKVEHSKPYYRVSKDSPFFRKIDEVVHFTEDEAITMRRILDKTGDQSIQVERLRRKLDRLYDLQILDNEEMQEQLAHNVTTLYEAIKRQVAVKLVNYSSPHSNTTSNRIVEPFLLMNGNREVRCFELSSGINKTFKLSRMEDVQLLDVTWEHQNKHHKIFTDIFMFSDEKQWTVTLLMGRLSSSILLEEYPKARKYLTQQDETHWQLELPVCSFIGIGRFVMGLFEDIEVQGCNEFKEFLNNKINNLSKKTL encoded by the coding sequence ATGCGCCACGATAAACTTGAACGCGAACTAAACCTGCTGCTCTTGCTCACGGAGAACCATAACTACACCGTGCCGGAGATTTGCGACCGTGTGCAGATATCGCGACGCAACTTCTACTACTATCTCGATTTCTTCAGACTGGCGGGCTTCAAGGTTGAGCACTCCAAGCCATACTACCGAGTAAGCAAAGACTCGCCATTCTTCCGTAAGATTGACGAAGTGGTACACTTCACCGAGGACGAGGCAATAACAATGCGCCGCATACTTGACAAGACCGGTGACCAGAGCATACAGGTGGAACGACTGCGCCGAAAGCTCGACCGTCTCTACGACCTGCAGATTCTTGACAATGAAGAGATGCAGGAGCAGTTAGCCCATAACGTGACGACACTCTATGAAGCTATAAAGCGACAGGTGGCAGTAAAGCTTGTCAACTACTCTTCGCCCCACAGCAATACTACGAGCAACAGAATAGTGGAACCTTTCCTGCTGATGAACGGCAATCGTGAGGTGCGCTGCTTCGAACTGTCATCGGGGATTAACAAGACGTTCAAGCTCAGCCGTATGGAAGATGTTCAACTGCTTGACGTCACGTGGGAGCACCAGAACAAACACCACAAGATTTTCACAGACATCTTCATGTTTAGTGACGAGAAACAGTGGACGGTGACCCTGCTAATGGGACGCCTCTCATCATCAATACTATTAGAGGAATATCCCAAAGCAAGGAAATACCTGACACAGCAGGACGAGACCCACTGGCAACTGGAGCTGCCCGTCTGTTCATTCATCGGCATAGGGCGCTTCGTAATGGGACTGTTTGAAGACATAGAAGTACAGGGATGTAATGAGTTTAAAGAATTCCTAAATAACAAAATCAACAATTTAAGTAAAAAAACATTATGA
- a CDS encoding DUF4923 family protein, with amino-acid sequence MKKISVFFVAAASMLLASCGAVSLNDNASSTAAEAGNAAAASLGAVASEVLTNMATNAVNGSSVGNMLQSVLGLDKVTKANLIGTWTYSQPGCAFTSEKLLAQAGGEVIASSIKSKLQSTYQKVGINSSSTSITFNQDGTFAAKIAGKSFSGNYTFNESTYEVTLQGLLLSFHCYAKKNSDGIGLLFEAKKLLTLLQTAAALSGNSTLNSISDLSKNYDGLRIGFDYKK; translated from the coding sequence ATGAAAAAGATTTCAGTTTTCTTTGTAGCTGCTGCCAGCATGTTGCTGGCAAGCTGCGGTGCAGTATCATTAAACGACAACGCCTCAAGCACTGCTGCTGAGGCAGGCAACGCTGCTGCTGCAAGTCTCGGTGCTGTGGCAAGCGAGGTGCTCACTAACATGGCCACCAATGCTGTCAATGGTTCTTCAGTAGGCAACATGCTGCAGAGCGTGCTTGGTCTCGACAAGGTGACAAAAGCCAACCTCATCGGCACATGGACCTACAGTCAGCCTGGCTGTGCTTTCACCAGCGAGAAACTGTTGGCACAGGCTGGTGGCGAGGTCATTGCTTCAAGCATCAAGTCAAAGTTGCAGTCCACATACCAGAAGGTAGGAATCAACAGCTCAAGCACATCAATCACCTTCAACCAGGACGGCACCTTCGCAGCAAAGATTGCAGGCAAGTCATTCAGCGGCAACTACACCTTCAATGAGTCAACCTATGAGGTAACACTCCAGGGCTTGCTGCTCAGCTTCCACTGCTATGCAAAGAAGAACTCTGACGGCATCGGTCTGCTCTTCGAGGCAAAGAAGCTGCTCACCCTGCTCCAGACAGCTGCTGCCCTCAGCGGTAACAGCACTCTCAACTCTATCAGTGACCTGTCAAAGAACTACGACGGTCTGCGCATTGGCTTTGACTACAAGAAGTAA
- a CDS encoding RluA family pseudouridine synthase, whose protein sequence is MTTRSNLHPLNVDAEKPLRFNNPFDYEPHPLCTAAADEVMRYVNADPVLRADAERGKMFGVMVVEDPQSGKLFFLAAYSGLLAGRNDWQFFVPPVFDAQQPDGHFKTTERLISAINSEVKALNDSDSIAELKRRRKQMSEELQLWLFHQYVMLNARGEEKDLVDIWRDYHSSPKLQAKFPLPPGGSGDCCAPKLLQYAYRNKLRPVAIAEFWFGQSPRGEVRHHGHYYPACRGKCLPILTFMLQGLEVDKETYAIDRASTCLEPEIVYQDSTIIVVAKPSGMLSVPGRINAPSLEEMLTKSFGRVFMPHRLDMDTSGLMVVARNEDAYKNLQQQFYSRTIYKRYEALVDGELPVGKSGTIDLPLRPDPLDRPRQVVDPVHGKAAVTDYEVLASQAKTLVSLMPHTGRTHQLRVHCAHADGLGMPIIGDTLYGTKAHRLCLHAAELAFDHPDTGERMHFSFKPDFFPTTE, encoded by the coding sequence TTGACTACAAGAAGTAATCTTCACCCACTGAACGTCGACGCTGAGAAGCCGCTGCGCTTCAACAATCCGTTCGACTATGAACCTCATCCGCTCTGCACAGCTGCAGCGGATGAGGTTATGCGTTATGTGAATGCCGACCCTGTGCTGAGGGCTGACGCCGAAAGGGGAAAGATGTTTGGCGTTATGGTGGTAGAGGATCCGCAGTCGGGTAAGCTCTTTTTTCTCGCTGCCTATTCAGGACTTCTGGCTGGCAGAAACGACTGGCAGTTCTTTGTGCCGCCAGTGTTCGATGCCCAACAGCCTGATGGTCACTTCAAGACCACTGAGCGCCTCATCTCTGCCATCAACAGTGAGGTGAAGGCGCTTAACGACAGCGATTCCATAGCAGAACTGAAACGACGTCGCAAACAGATGTCGGAAGAACTACAGTTGTGGCTCTTCCATCAATATGTCATGCTTAACGCCAGAGGCGAAGAGAAAGACCTTGTAGATATTTGGCGCGACTATCACTCATCTCCCAAGCTACAGGCTAAGTTTCCCCTGCCTCCTGGCGGCAGTGGTGACTGCTGCGCGCCCAAGCTACTGCAATATGCCTATCGCAACAAGCTGCGCCCAGTGGCTATAGCAGAGTTCTGGTTCGGTCAGTCACCACGCGGAGAGGTTCGCCACCATGGGCACTACTACCCTGCCTGTCGTGGCAAGTGTCTTCCCATCCTCACCTTCATGCTGCAAGGTCTGGAGGTTGACAAAGAGACCTATGCCATAGACCGTGCAAGCACATGCCTTGAGCCAGAGATAGTCTATCAAGACAGCACGATCATCGTTGTTGCAAAGCCTTCCGGAATGCTCTCCGTGCCAGGACGCATCAATGCTCCATCATTGGAGGAGATGCTCACAAAAAGCTTTGGAAGAGTGTTCATGCCCCATCGTCTTGACATGGACACGTCGGGACTTATGGTAGTGGCACGCAACGAGGATGCCTATAAAAACCTGCAACAGCAGTTCTATTCTCGTACTATTTACAAACGATACGAGGCACTCGTCGATGGAGAGCTGCCTGTAGGCAAGAGCGGCACCATTGACCTGCCTTTGCGTCCAGATCCACTCGACCGTCCACGACAGGTCGTTGACCCTGTGCATGGCAAAGCCGCTGTCACCGACTATGAAGTGTTGGCATCGCAGGCGAAGACCCTTGTATCGCTGATGCCTCACACAGGGCGCACCCACCAGTTGCGTGTCCATTGCGCCCACGCAGATGGGCTCGGCATGCCTATCATTGGCGACACTCTTTATGGCACAAAAGCCCATCGGCTGTGTCTTCACGCAGCTGAGCTTGCATTCGACCATCCAGACACTGGCGAACGCATGCATTTCTCGTTTAAACCCGATTTCTTCCCCACAACAGAGTAA
- a CDS encoding beta-galactosidase: protein MKQIFRKLALAAMLMAAPSLMSAANNKPGDFTVGDKTFLLNGQPFIVKAAEVHYPRIPRPYWEHRIKMCKALGMNAICIYIFWNIHEQQEGVFDFTGNNDVAEFCRLAQKNGMYVIVRPGPYVCAEWEMGGLPWWLLKKKDIKLRERDPYFMERVKIFEEKVGEQLADLTIQNGGPIIMIQVENEYGSYGEDKPYVSEIRDCLREIYRPTPLPHREGPGEGLLLFQCDWSSNFTKNGLDDLVWTMNFGTGANIDDQFRRLGELRPNAPKMCSEFWSGWFDKWGARHETRPAKDMVEGMDEMLSKGISFSLYMTHGGTSFGHWAGANSPGFAPDVTSYDYDAPINEYGLATPKFWELRKMMEKYNDGKKMPAVPKAPMPIITVPKFQLTEFAPLISAITKPVNGAIKTFEEMDMGWGTMMYSTRLPEITSQSVLSGEFHDFAQVFIDKKYIGKIDRVKNEKSLTLPAVKKGAELIIIVEGMGRINFGRAIKDFKGIVGNVTLTTETDEAEIVLTPKNWMNVAIPDDYETAKNALDMVKGVNDQMTAGKVKGSVPALALTQGYEGSKKLADIMKPGYHRGYFTLKKVGDTFLNFETWGKGQVYVNGHAMGRIWSIGPQQTLYVPGCWLKKGKNEVIVLDVVGPREAVVWGQAEPELNKLQLEKSNKHNNIGDKPDLNSATPAATGAFKAGNGWQTIKFNGQKKGRFLAIECLSTQKNGDRVAIAELYLQGTDGKRISREPWKTKYANSEDESGNHLGDKVFDLQESTYWQTEKSASMPHLIVIDLGSVQTVTALEYLPRAEQGAPGSVKDFKIYLY from the coding sequence ATGAAACAGATCTTTCGTAAGCTTGCTCTGGCAGCCATGCTGATGGCAGCCCCATCACTCATGTCAGCAGCAAACAACAAGCCCGGTGACTTCACTGTGGGCGACAAGACTTTTCTGTTGAACGGTCAGCCTTTCATTGTGAAAGCAGCCGAAGTGCACTACCCCCGCATCCCACGTCCATACTGGGAGCACCGCATCAAGATGTGTAAGGCACTGGGCATGAATGCCATATGCATCTACATCTTCTGGAACATCCACGAGCAGCAGGAAGGCGTGTTCGACTTCACCGGCAACAATGACGTGGCAGAGTTCTGCCGCCTGGCACAGAAAAACGGCATGTATGTCATCGTGCGCCCGGGTCCCTACGTCTGTGCAGAATGGGAAATGGGTGGTCTGCCTTGGTGGCTGCTGAAGAAGAAAGACATCAAGCTCCGCGAGCGTGATCCTTATTTCATGGAGCGCGTAAAGATTTTCGAAGAGAAGGTGGGCGAACAGCTCGCAGATCTTACCATCCAGAACGGTGGTCCAATCATCATGATTCAGGTGGAGAACGAGTACGGATCATATGGCGAGGACAAACCCTACGTCTCGGAAATCAGGGATTGCCTGCGCGAAATATATAGACCCACCCCCCTCCCTCATAGGGAGGGGCCGGGAGAGGGTCTGCTCTTGTTCCAGTGCGACTGGTCTTCAAACTTCACTAAGAACGGACTCGATGATCTCGTCTGGACAATGAACTTCGGCACAGGTGCCAACATTGACGATCAGTTCCGTCGCCTCGGAGAGCTGCGACCCAATGCTCCGAAGATGTGCTCTGAATTCTGGAGCGGCTGGTTCGACAAGTGGGGTGCTCGCCACGAGACCCGTCCTGCCAAGGATATGGTAGAGGGTATGGATGAAATGCTCAGCAAAGGCATCTCCTTCTCGCTCTACATGACCCACGGAGGCACCTCGTTTGGTCACTGGGCAGGTGCGAACTCGCCTGGTTTTGCCCCCGACGTTACCTCTTATGATTACGATGCCCCCATCAACGAGTATGGCCTCGCCACGCCTAAGTTCTGGGAACTGCGCAAGATGATGGAGAAGTATAACGACGGCAAGAAGATGCCTGCCGTACCCAAGGCTCCCATGCCAATTATCACCGTGCCTAAGTTCCAGCTCACGGAGTTTGCGCCACTTATCAGTGCGATAACCAAGCCCGTCAATGGTGCCATCAAGACCTTTGAGGAAATGGACATGGGCTGGGGCACAATGATGTACTCCACCCGTTTGCCCGAGATTACTTCACAGAGTGTGCTCAGCGGTGAGTTCCATGATTTTGCTCAGGTGTTTATTGATAAAAAGTATATTGGTAAGATTGACCGTGTAAAGAATGAGAAATCACTCACTCTGCCTGCTGTGAAGAAGGGCGCCGAGTTGATTATCATCGTTGAGGGCATGGGTCGCATCAACTTCGGACGTGCCATCAAGGACTTCAAAGGTATCGTTGGCAATGTCACGCTGACAACGGAGACCGACGAGGCAGAGATTGTACTGACACCGAAAAACTGGATGAACGTTGCTATCCCTGATGATTATGAGACAGCAAAGAATGCGCTTGATATGGTGAAAGGCGTTAACGACCAGATGACTGCCGGCAAGGTAAAAGGGAGTGTTCCTGCACTTGCCTTAACACAAGGCTATGAGGGGTCAAAGAAGCTTGCCGACATCATGAAGCCGGGCTACCATCGCGGCTACTTCACACTGAAGAAGGTGGGCGACACGTTCCTGAACTTCGAGACGTGGGGCAAGGGTCAGGTTTATGTCAACGGTCATGCCATGGGCCGCATCTGGAGCATCGGTCCGCAACAGACACTCTATGTGCCGGGCTGCTGGCTGAAGAAGGGCAAGAACGAGGTGATTGTGCTCGACGTGGTTGGTCCTCGTGAGGCTGTCGTCTGGGGACAGGCTGAGCCAGAACTCAACAAGCTACAGCTGGAGAAGAGCAACAAGCACAACAACATCGGCGACAAGCCCGACCTCAACAGCGCTACACCTGCCGCTACAGGTGCCTTCAAGGCTGGCAACGGTTGGCAGACCATAAAGTTCAATGGTCAGAAGAAGGGTCGATTCTTGGCTATAGAGTGTCTGAGTACTCAGAAGAATGGCGACCGCGTTGCCATAGCAGAGCTTTATCTGCAGGGCACTGACGGCAAGCGCATCTCTCGCGAGCCATGGAAGACGAAGTATGCCAACTCTGAGGATGAGTCTGGCAACCACCTTGGTGATAAGGTCTTTGACTTGCAGGAGTCAACCTACTGGCAGACGGAGAAGAGTGCTTCCATGCCTCATCTCATTGTCATAGACCTCGGCTCTGTGCAGACCGTCACCGCACTGGAATACCTGCCACGCGCTGAACAAGGAGCGCCTGGCTCAGTGAAGGACTTCAAGATTTACCTGTATTAA
- a CDS encoding helix-hairpin-helix domain-containing protein: protein MRETPIAEHRLMRLILCVIFVCLSLLDGFSQEQERMSWQQLWQDYVNAEDMEDESTEQGQYEENMALLQQLAETPIDINRASFSDLMALPFLSQQQVMDIMGYRDTYYPVRSMGEMRMVRSLDYTQLALLSCFVYVGEVTDTLRFPSVKTITMLGRHELSASVRVPFYERRGDRNGYLGYPYRHWLKYDFHYSDYVRFGFVGAQDAGEPFFSNRNTTGYDSYSYYVQVRKLGALDNLVVGKYRIASGMGLILNNSFQLGKMSMLQTKGRQTETLSPHATGSIADYMQGAAVALKLSKHFKMTAYGSVRPIDATLNKDGTVATILKNGYHRTPTEMAKKHNTTETDLGAMLSFSGGGLRLGATVAYTYLDRQLKPDNGQLYRRYFPAGKDFLNYGVSYSYMHHRFSLSGETAVDGDGHVATLNVLSYQPEASWSAMIAQRFYSYRYASLHGHAFGEGSRVQNESGVYVGFTWQPISRLELRGYADFAYFPLARYRVSRDSWAKDYLVEAVYKLSRSWTMKGRYRMHLREMDNKSKTALRQHNDHRGRLSLDYDDGCWSFTTRGDYVRAANEDISNGWMVSENVGWRKKWWRLGVMAAYFNTDSYDSRLYVNEQQLPHCFSSLSVYGRGLRLSLIARAMVGSHLQFDAKLGYTKYRDRTTIGTGLQQIDASHMTDLDVQARWRF from the coding sequence ATGAGAGAAACACCGATAGCTGAGCATCGTCTGATGCGTCTTATACTTTGCGTAATCTTTGTCTGCCTTTCGCTGCTCGACGGCTTTTCGCAAGAGCAGGAAAGAATGTCGTGGCAACAGCTATGGCAGGATTATGTCAATGCGGAGGATATGGAAGATGAGTCAACGGAACAGGGACAGTATGAGGAGAATATGGCGTTGCTACAGCAGTTGGCAGAGACCCCGATAGACATTAACAGGGCTTCTTTTAGCGATCTTATGGCTCTGCCTTTCCTGTCTCAGCAGCAAGTGATGGACATCATGGGCTATCGCGACACCTACTATCCTGTTAGGTCAATGGGAGAGATGCGCATGGTGCGCTCGCTGGACTATACTCAGCTGGCATTGCTCAGTTGTTTTGTCTATGTAGGCGAGGTGACTGATACGTTGCGCTTCCCTTCGGTTAAGACCATCACAATGCTGGGACGCCACGAGTTGTCGGCCTCAGTGCGCGTGCCATTCTATGAGCGACGTGGCGACAGAAATGGCTATCTGGGCTATCCCTATCGTCACTGGCTGAAATATGATTTCCACTATTCTGACTATGTGCGCTTCGGCTTTGTTGGCGCTCAGGATGCCGGCGAGCCGTTTTTCTCAAACCGCAACACTACGGGATATGACAGCTATTCCTACTATGTGCAGGTGAGGAAGTTGGGTGCTTTGGATAATCTCGTGGTGGGAAAGTACCGTATAGCCTCGGGCATGGGACTGATACTTAACAACAGTTTTCAGCTCGGTAAGATGTCTATGCTTCAGACAAAGGGCAGACAGACGGAGACACTTAGTCCACATGCGACGGGTTCCATAGCCGACTATATGCAGGGCGCAGCAGTGGCACTAAAGCTGTCGAAACATTTCAAGATGACGGCATACGGCTCAGTGAGACCTATTGATGCTACTTTAAACAAAGACGGTACTGTGGCAACGATTCTGAAGAACGGCTATCATCGCACCCCTACTGAGATGGCAAAGAAGCACAATACTACAGAGACCGACTTAGGTGCTATGCTCTCCTTTTCAGGAGGCGGCCTAAGACTTGGAGCCACCGTTGCCTATACCTATCTTGATCGTCAGCTGAAACCCGACAACGGACAGCTATATCGTCGATACTTCCCTGCTGGAAAAGACTTTCTTAATTATGGCGTCAGCTATAGCTATATGCACCACCGCTTCTCGCTCAGTGGCGAGACAGCTGTCGATGGCGACGGACATGTGGCAACGCTTAACGTGCTGAGCTATCAGCCGGAAGCGTCATGGAGCGCTATGATTGCTCAGCGTTTCTATAGCTATCGCTACGCGTCGCTTCATGGGCATGCCTTTGGCGAGGGGTCGCGGGTGCAGAACGAGAGTGGAGTGTATGTAGGCTTCACCTGGCAACCAATCTCGCGCCTAGAGCTGAGAGGATATGCCGACTTTGCTTATTTCCCATTGGCTCGCTACAGGGTGTCGAGGGATTCGTGGGCAAAGGACTATCTCGTTGAGGCTGTCTATAAACTCAGCAGGTCATGGACGATGAAAGGACGCTATCGCATGCATCTGAGAGAGATGGACAACAAAAGCAAGACGGCGCTAAGACAGCATAACGACCATCGTGGTCGCCTGTCGCTGGACTATGATGATGGCTGTTGGTCGTTTACTACGCGTGGTGACTATGTGCGTGCGGCAAACGAGGATATTTCCAATGGATGGATGGTGAGCGAGAACGTTGGCTGGCGTAAGAAGTGGTGGCGGTTAGGAGTGATGGCCGCTTACTTCAACACCGATTCTTACGATAGTCGCCTGTATGTCAATGAGCAGCAGCTGCCCCACTGCTTCTCATCGCTGTCGGTCTATGGTAGAGGCCTGCGCCTGTCGCTTATAGCACGTGCCATGGTGGGCAGCCACCTGCAGTTTGATGCTAAGCTTGGATATACGAAGTACCGCGACCGCACAACAATAGGCACAGGGCTTCAGCAGATAGATGCTTCCCACATGACTGACCTTGATGTGCAGGCGCGGTGGAGATTCTAA
- a CDS encoding IS110 family transposase produces MKKIFIGIDFSKEKFDATVIKAEGVEERAERQHEVFDNKVSGFRRLLRWVKSVVDEQDTGLWLFCGENTGGYSRALCNYLYGSGYDMWLENALSIKRSSALQRTKSDKADAGIIAEYAMRNYDQMRLYKPLDKNLERLREVFLYRHNLVKLKASMTVRKGEKKQTQEKSDISRFMAMSSKHLISEFNKKIAECDMRIEKIISEDEELRRNFEIITSVPGVGTQNAVCLMVYTDNFSRFDFDSRKIACYYGVAPFGRQSGTSVNTPPHVSPFANKLIKALLTQAALASIHFCPQMAIYYHRLVEVGKKKPVAVNNVKNKLLHVITAMVRNGEKYNPDYDYHAALEAA; encoded by the coding sequence ATGAAAAAAATCTTTATCGGCATCGATTTCTCCAAAGAAAAGTTTGATGCAACGGTCATAAAGGCCGAGGGAGTCGAGGAACGTGCAGAGAGACAGCACGAGGTGTTTGACAATAAGGTGAGTGGTTTCCGTCGCCTGCTTAGATGGGTGAAGTCCGTTGTGGACGAGCAGGACACTGGACTCTGGCTGTTCTGCGGAGAGAACACTGGCGGTTACAGCAGGGCACTATGCAACTATCTCTACGGAAGTGGTTATGACATGTGGTTGGAAAATGCCCTGAGCATCAAGCGCAGCTCTGCCCTGCAGCGTACGAAAAGCGACAAGGCCGATGCAGGCATTATTGCAGAGTATGCCATGCGCAACTACGACCAGATGCGCCTGTACAAGCCTCTGGACAAGAATCTGGAGCGTCTTCGTGAAGTATTTCTCTATAGGCATAATCTGGTCAAACTAAAGGCGAGCATGACAGTGCGCAAGGGTGAGAAGAAACAGACACAGGAGAAGTCCGACATCAGCCGTTTCATGGCTATGAGCAGCAAACATCTCATCAGTGAGTTTAACAAGAAAATAGCAGAATGCGATATGAGAATAGAAAAGATTATAAGTGAGGATGAGGAGCTGCGCAGGAACTTCGAGATCATCACTTCTGTTCCTGGAGTAGGCACACAGAACGCCGTTTGCCTGATGGTCTATACAGACAACTTCAGCCGCTTTGACTTCGATTCTCGAAAGATAGCCTGCTACTACGGAGTAGCACCCTTTGGCCGACAGTCTGGCACAAGTGTAAACACGCCGCCACATGTAAGCCCATTTGCAAACAAGCTCATCAAGGCACTGCTCACACAGGCTGCATTGGCATCCATCCACTTTTGTCCTCAGATGGCCATATACTACCATAGGCTTGTCGAAGTTGGCAAGAAGAAGCCCGTTGCCGTGAATAACGTAAAGAACAAACTATTACATGTCATTACGGCTATGGTAAGGAATGGAGAAAAATACAACCCAGATTATGACTATCATGCAGCGCTTGAGGCTGCATGA